In the genome of Pongo pygmaeus isolate AG05252 chromosome 9, NHGRI_mPonPyg2-v2.0_pri, whole genome shotgun sequence, one region contains:
- the LOC129009048 gene encoding olfactory receptor 8A1, with protein sequence MHPCRPPTQRRMAAGNYSTVTEFILKGLTKRADLQLPLFLLFLGIYLVTMVGNLGVITLICLNSQLHTPMYYFLSNLSLVDLCYSSVITPKMLVNFVSEKNIISYAGCMSQLYFFLVFVIAECYMLTVIAYDRYVAICHPLLYNIIMSHHTCLLLVAVVYAIGLIGSTIETGLMLKLPYCEHLISHYFCDILPLMKLSCSSTYDVEMTVFFLAGFDIIVTSLIVLVSYTFILSSILGISTTEGRSKAFSTCSSHLAAVGMFYGSTAFMYLKPSTISSLTQENVVSVFYTTVIPMLNPLIYSLRNKEVKAAVQKTLRSKLF encoded by the coding sequence AGAGAGCAGACCTCCAGCtccccctctttctcctcttcctcggGATCTACTTGGTCACCATGGTGGGGAACCTGGGCGTGATCACTCTGATTTGTCTGAACTCTCAGCTTCACACCCCCATGTACTACTTCCTCAGCAATCTGTCACTCGTGGATCTCTGCTACTCCTCCGTCATTACCCCTAAGATGCTGGTGAACTTTGTGTCAGAGAAAAACATCATCTCCTACGCAGGGTGCATGTCACAGCTCTacttcttccttgtttttgtcattgCTGAGTGTTACATGCTGACAGTGATAGCCTACGACCGCTATGTTGCCATCTGCCACCCTTTGCTTTACAACATCATTATGTCTCATCACACCTGCCTGCTGCTGGTGGCTGTGGTCTACGCCATCGGACTCATTGGCTCCACAATAGAAACTGGCCTCATGTTAAAACTGCCCTATTGTGAGCACCTCATCAGTCACTACTTCTGTGACATCCTCCCTCTCATGAAGCTGTCCTGCTCTAGCACCTATGATGTTGAGATGACAGTCTTCTTTTTGGCTGGATTCGACATCATAGTTACGAGCTTAATAGTTCTTGTTTCTTACACCTTTATTCTCTCCAGCATCCTCGGCATCAGCACCACAGAGGGTAGATCCAAAGCCTTCAGCACCTGCAGCTCCCACCTTGCAGCTGTGGGAATGTTCTATGGATCAACTGCATTCATGTACTTAAAACCCTCCACAATCAGTTCCTTGACCCAAGAGAATGTGGTCTCTGTGTTCTACACCACGGTAATCCCCATGTTGAATCCCCTAATCTACAGCCTGAGGAACAAGGAAGTAAAGGCTGCCGTGCAGAAAACACTGAGGAGTAAACTGTTTTGA